AGAAATTGTCCAATAATGCAGTCTTCTCTAAGGTGCCACCAACAGCAACAATATTTCTTAAAGCCTCATCAATGGCTGCTGCTGCACTGAGGTACGGATCCACATCGCTATATCTCGGATTGATGCCGTTCGCAACGATTACACCCTTTCGGCTGCCTAAAACTGGAGTTATGACGCACGCGTCACTCGGTCCATCGTTTTCTACACCGACAAGGGGATTGATAACCATTCCACCTTGGACACCGTGATCATATTGCCGGATAACGGATTCTTTACTCGCGATATTTGGACTTGCGAGAAGTTGTTCGAGATCATTCGTATAGGAGCGGTTTTCAACCCCGACTCCTCTATCTCGCGACGCCATATCTGGGTGCTTCGGTAGTTCCCAAACCGCCTCTTTCACAGGCATTGGCAGCCCATGGTGGAGAAACTCCATCTCCAAATCAGCAACCACTGTGCCTTCATAAAAAACCTGTAACCTATGTGTATCTGTGAAAGTCCCAAGGACTGTGGCTTCAACGACTTCTGCTTCGCATATTTCCATGAGTTCGTCCAGATTCTCCGGTGGCACAGCGATGACCATCCGCTCCTGTGCTTCGGAGAGCCAGATTTCCCACGGGGCAAGTCCTTCGTATTTCAGAGAGACACGTTCGAGATGCACTTCCGCCCCTATATCTTCTCCCATCTCTCCGACAGCGGACGAGAACCCGCCAGCACCGCAATCGGTTATGGAACGATAAAGATTTCGATCTCGCGCCTGTAACAACGCGTCGACAATCTTTTTTTCCATAATCGGGTTGCCGATCTGCACCACACTGCCGAGGCTTTCAGAGGTATCGTCCAATTCCGCAGAGGAGAAAGTCGCACCATGAATACCATCGCGCCCGGTTTGTCCGCCGATCGCAACCACCAGATCACCGGGTTCAACGGATTTCTCACATCTGTTTCTCGGTATTAAACCGACGTTTCCGCAGAAAACGAGCGGGTTTGCGGTATAACGGGTGTCAAAAAGGATAGCACCGTTCGCCGTAGGGATACCCATTCGGTTGCCGTAATCGCGCACCCCAGCGACAACCCCTTTAAAGACACGCTTCGGGTGGAGCGTCCCTTTCGGGAGTTGCGTGTATGGCGTATCCGGCATCCCGAAACAGAATACATCTGTGTTTAGGATCGGTTTCGCCCCGAGTCCTGTGCCGAGTGAATCTCGAATGACACCGCCGATCCCGGTCCCGGCGCCCCCATACGGTTCAATCGCTGAGGGATGGTTGTGTGTTTCGACCTTAAAAACGAGATTGAATTGTTCATCAAACTCGATAATCCCAGCGTTATCTGAAAAGACGGAGACACACCAGGGTTTCGCTATCTCCTCAGTCGCACGTTGAATGAAGCTTGGAAACAAGCCGTCAATCTGCTCTGGTGCTTTTCCTTCTTCGGAATAGAGGATGGT
This DNA window, taken from Candidatus Poribacteria bacterium, encodes the following:
- the purL gene encoding phosphoribosylformylglycinamidine synthase subunit PurL, producing MSSTVNEIEILNADDAELMRISREGTLSLSLNEMQAIQTHFGTLGRNPTDVEIETIAQTWSEHCVHKTFKSTILYSEEGKAPEQIDGLFPSFIQRATEEIAKPWCVSVFSDNAGIIEFDEQFNLVFKVETHNHPSAIEPYGGAGTGIGGVIRDSLGTGLGAKPILNTDVFCFGMPDTPYTQLPKGTLHPKRVFKGVVAGVRDYGNRMGIPTANGAILFDTRYTANPLVFCGNVGLIPRNRCEKSVEPGDLVVAIGGQTGRDGIHGATFSSAELDDTSESLGSVVQIGNPIMEKKIVDALLQARDRNLYRSITDCGAGGFSSAVGEMGEDIGAEVHLERVSLKYEGLAPWEIWLSEAQERMVIAVPPENLDELMEICEAEVVEATVLGTFTDTHRLQVFYEGTVVADLEMEFLHHGLPMPVKEAVWELPKHPDMASRDRGVGVENRSYTNDLEQLLASPNIASKESVIRQYDHGVQGGMVINPLVGVENDGPSDACVITPVLGSRKGVIVANGINPRYSDVDPYLSAAAAIDEALRNIVAVGGTLEKTALLDNFCWGNPDKPDRLGELVRAARACYDIATAYGTPFISGKDSLYNEYRDTTTGEQRAIPSTLLISAICVMPDIQRAVTMDVKTPGNFIYVVGNTYAELGGSHYFHIHGFVGNTAPAIRPSEGKLTMERLSSAINSGLVRSCHDCSEGGIGVAAAEMAFAGGYGISLSLNGIPTGEDISADDFLLFSESNSRFLVEIEPQHQHAYENHMAGIPFGCLGTVSNTPEFVITGKTGCSIVDTSIDILKSAWHVF